A window of Hordeum vulgare subsp. vulgare chromosome 5H, MorexV3_pseudomolecules_assembly, whole genome shotgun sequence genomic DNA:
AGAGAATGGGTCTTTCATGGTTGGGTTCAAGCAATTGGAGTTTGCAGGCTTATTGGAAACAGAAGGCATGTCATCAAAAGTGCTAGGCATTGGTGGAAGCGATCCACTTGCTTCAAAAGTTGATTGAGTAGCACCATCACCATAGTGACTGCCATTAGTTGATTGATCCAATGGGTACTGCAAAAACTGATTGTTTGGCACAGACAAATCATAGGAGAAGGTTCCACCAGTCAAATCATAGGAGAAGGTTTCACCAGAAAAATCATAAGAGAAGGTTTCCCCAGGAGCAAACAGATCATCCAGCTCTATATAATCATCATCCATAGCAAATCCAGAGTTTGATTGCTGGAAATCGTTTTCAGTAACACCCACGTCGCCAGCAGGGAAGTTTACATTAGACATATCCCCTGACTGGGCAAGTCCTGCTAATTGATCATAGAGCTCAGCAGTATTCATCTCAAAAGCTTGAGCCTCAAGCTCAGACATTGGAGGGAGACCAGAATTCTCTGGCAAAGCTATGTCATGGTTGGGAGAATCATTCAAAAACATTGCCAGTTCTTCCAACCAAATTCCATCAATTTCAGGAGGCGCATTATTGTCCTCATTAGAACAGATATTAACATGTTCAGAAAATTGAACAGACTGCTGAGGCGTGAATGGTTCCTGAATAACTGGAGTAGCCAAGGCAGAACTTTCGACTTGTGGATCCTCTACACCGGACGAGGGTGCAAAAGAGAAGATAGAACTTCCAACATCCAAATTCTTCCATTCATTTTCATCAAAAGGAGCCCCATATTGCTCACCAATCCTTGGGCCAAGCCCACTCTTTTTAAATATCTTGCAGAGCACATAAGCATCCTTTGAGAAACCAGCAGCATCCAaagtttcatcttccattttgtaTTCATACATCACCCAATCTGTCCTGTTGCCTTTGGGTGCCTTGCCTTCATGAAAAATCAATGTCTTCTTCAACCCAACAATGCGAGAGTTCAGCTCAATTGTTCTATCTTTTCCACTTGTTTTCCTATAACCATTTGGTGTGGCACGGTTCGTCCTAGACCCTTTAGGATATTTTTTGTCACGGGGGCAAAAGAAGAACCACTCAAGATCTTTGCTCTGGAGACAGGATTTATCAGGAAGGTCCCAAGGAGCAAATTTGTACAGCTCAACCTCTGAGATAGCTTCAACAAAAAGTTTCTTCCCCCATAATCTTCCTTTTCAAGTAGTAAGAAACAAGCTCAACATCTGTTGGATGGAAACGAAAGCCAGGTGGCAGGCAAGTTTGAGCCATCACTGCAGTGGGTGTCTTGTGCTCAGTATCAACAGAAGAACACAAGAGGTGAAACACAACCAGAATTGCTTCACCAGATTATGCAATTAACAATACCAGTAAATCAGGAAAATATCAAGTTTGGCCAGAAAGTTGAATGCTTCGGTCCTCAAAAGACAGAATTCAAGGCCACAGGTCAACCAAACTTAAGGAGAGAGGAGCTCTCAAGAGAGCAAACAAGAACCAGAGAAGAGAGCTTCAGAAGATTGCAGTGTGAGCAGAGTAGGAGAGCTCACGTTATGACAAACTTAAGGACATTCGTGCATACCAACTCAGAGCACCCTTATTAATTTCATCCCGTTGATTCTCACAGGATGCTTCGGGATATGCTCCCGGATTATGATTCTCCATCTGTAAATATAATTTTGTAACAAGAAATTAGTATTTATTAGATCCGACCCATGAATGAAAATGTAACAAGAAACATGTATTTATTGGATCCGACCCATGAATAAAAAATTAATCTATAGCTTTCTGAAACTACGGTAAAATATTATCTTTATCTTTATGCTTTGTGATGATTTGTCTTGACGAAGCTTCAATTATTTACGAACAAGATTATATACAGTGTAAGAAGGAGTACTGCATTGGTAAGTAACCGTAAGATAGATATGAATTACCGTTACGAACAATGACGAAGACACAAGTCCCCTCGCTGATTTAAAACATCAATCTCACATGTTTTGTCTTCTCAACAAAACTGAAAAGAACATTTGAAATCAATATTTGTGACCGGAACAGGTTAGGGACAGGAACATATGCTAACACGCGTGCTTCCATATAAAAAACAGTTAAGACAATAAGCTGACAACACTTCAGAGACGGAAACAGCAGCAAGTAAGATGTGGTTCGCATCAACATATCACGTAAATACAGCTATACGTACCACAGTTATTTAACAGCAATACTATTATACTTATCAATGTGTGAATAATTCAGACATTTTTTCTTATATATTTAAAAAAACTTTAGAGTATATTTTCAACCGCAAGCTGTGTCCAGAAAATAGGTTACTAAGTGCAGCACCCCTTTTTCAGTTGGCCAGCATGTCATTGTTCATCACCCGAGTACCAGAGAACTTGCTGATGGTAAAGTGGTAATCATGGAGCGGGATTGTAACAAGGTCCAGTTTGACAGCCCTGATCTAGGTGTTgatatatttaaggtatatatttgttatttttattttcttcaacAATCAACAGTATACTTGTTACATTTTGTAGGCAATTAGACATATAGAAATTAAGCATGCCATCTATCTATGTGGCAGAAGAGGTCAACTATTAGTCTTTCACTGTAAAAAGGAAGAATAAGCTTTCATAGTCGTAAGCATTATTACCCTTGCAATCAGGGTTTTATCTTGAGTTTTCCTGTGAAATGTGGGCTGAAGGTTTTGGTCATTGACATACAAGGACTATGATAAGTAGTTTCCGGTGAAAGGTACTAATTTGGCGACAGCCTTCAGTACATGTGGTTTTAACACATACCAATTACTGTTTTTGTTATTTGGCATGCAACCATTTGTGCAGTTTTGTTGATGTAGTCATTCAAGTATCTGAAGGTGAAATGCATATGAATATAAAGAGAAGTCATGATAGGTGGACATTActcaaaaaataaaatgaaaaggcgATAAAATCTCAGTTAGGTTCAGTTAGGTTCAGAAGGGCCTCTAGTTAGGTTAAGAATGGGTCTCCAGAATTATAATACTTAGCTGATTTTTAAGAGGAGACATGATCCTTTTACTTTGATATCCCGTTGCTTCTTTCGAACGTCAGATTACTGTTTATTATTAGTTAGTGAGCGACACATGACAGGTTGGTTGTTCCTTTGCTATAGGAGGTGGATGGAAAGCATAGAATACCTCGTCTATAGTCCTTCCTAAGTGGAGCATCTCATATCTCTTCCCTGCAATAACACAAGAGAGCAATATTCAGGTGAAGCTATTAAGTACAGTTTCAAATATGGCTAAATTATTTTGGACGCTCAAAGCATATACAAACTAAGATGGTCTGCCGGTCCtcaatcaataaattttggtttttGAAATAAAATGAGTGCCGTGTATCTGAAGGACAAGTACAGGTCTGATAGCAGACCACATATTAAGTGGTTAGTTTCCGATGATGTGGGCATaaaatatatatgaataaaagaaTAGAAGAAATTGGTGGTTAGTTTCAGTTGTTATATTTTTTAGCAatgcattagtccaaagaacaaaTAAATTACAGATTTATAATTATCATTCAATGAAACATTCATCTCTAGGAAAAAAAGGGACCTGTGTTAGTGTTGAAGAACAACTGGCATTCTCGTTTCACAAACCGGCGGACAGGGGGCTGCTGTCTCAGAGGCCGAGCTCGTTGGCAGGGATGACGCGGTAGAGACTGGGACATCAAGGAGACAAATGGCAGGCGAGAGAGGAAGGGGAAAATGCAGTGAACATACAAGCAAAAATCACATGAGAGTACAATAAGGTCAGAACAGCCGAAGCTCAATTCTGCAATGTAACTCGATCAAGGTGGTAAAGGGATACAAGTAAACTAATGCTACAATTCCGAAATCAGTATCTGTTCCAACAAGTTAGGTTTCTTTCAGCGAATCAACTTGAGTGAGTTCAGGTGTTCATCAACAGGAGTGAGTTCAGCGAATcaacttgagtaattcatgcggcTACAAAGATACAAACTGTAAAGATGAACTGTTGTGGGAAGCGAGGCGGAGGAGGGGCAGGATCTGGGACGGACCTGTAACTCGCGCCGGCGGGCTTCTTCCTGGACAGGGACGTGGCGAGCGGGGCAGGCGGATGGTGTCCTGCGGCGCGAGCGGGGGCAGGCGGGGCGAGCGGGGGAGGCGGCGCGGCGTCCTGTGGCGCGAGCGGGGGGaggcggggcgagcgcggcccGGCAGGCGAGCGAGGCGAGCGGCGGGGCGAGTGCGGCGAGCGGCGGGGggagcggcgcggcgcggcgggctGGCGAGCGGGGTGATGTGAGGCGAGCGGGGGGAGGCGCGGAGTCCtgcggggcggcgcggcgcgaCCTCCTGCACGACGAGCGGGGACGGGCCGAGCGGGGAGAGACAGCGAGAGGTTGCTGCCCGGATTGACGAGGCGAGGTGGGGGTGTGCGATTAGTTTAGCGCTAACGAAAACCGTTTTCGTAAACGAGGTATCCAGAATGTTGATCAATATTTAGACAGTCTAGATGCAGAGTTGGATCTGCCTTCTCTTGATTTTATTAGTGGAGATGCAAGCTCTCATAGGATCAGCGTGACGAACAAAGTATCTTTTGATGGGCTCGGGAGGAGTCCGAATATTTGTTGGCATTTGTCCGTTAGATATAGAACTACCTACTTAGGCCCTGTTCGGTAATCCACCAACTCTTGAAATCTGTGAAGCTGAGAAACTGCAGCTCCCTTAATTTAAACTACAGCTCCGCTCCCGGAGCTGTGAAACGGAACGTTTCCGAACAGGGCCTTAGTTGCACCTAAACCTGCTAGTCAGAAGAAATTATCAAACATGATCAGTTCAGGAACAAACTGCTTCGGCCAATTCTTACCGATTCCCTAAAAGTCAAAAGAGGATTAGGCCGAGTAAAGTAgcggaggaaaattgtattggtcgtCGTGTTCTTGTGCCCCTCTTTCTAcatgtttattttcctttttcctatttttgtttcaggttctttattttttatttttcttgttattgttattattattattattattattattattattattgttattgttattattttgtttcatatttaaaaaaaattactaaaaaatatttttattttgaaaatGAAAACATTTTGTCATCTGATTGAATAATCATCCTGACTGTAATTACATGTTTTTAACGTGAACGGGACTTCAGTCTCAGTCGATGAGTCAACTGTTGGATGTAATGTTTTGCTTCAAGATTCGTGTTGGGTTTTCGGCCTGTATAAGGGCATGACCAACGCTCCAGCTTGGACCGCTGCCCCGTTGATCCACGTTGGACGAGTTGCTGACGTGGAGGAGAAAGGGAAAAAGACTGATGCTTTGCCGACCGAGACGGGATCTTGCAGAAGAGGCTGCTTCCTCACCGTACTAAAGTGTTAGAAAggtaaaaaaaaaagaaaaaggaaagggcgaacgaaaactgAAGGACGGCGGTAGAACTGGAAAAGGCACAAGCTGGAAAGGACGTACGTGGGGTAGCCATGCTGCTTGGTTGGATAGAAATTATCCATACGATGGCTCCGTAGTTTTTTTTTCATGCGTGAAGGCTGAAACCACACCATTGTAGCGCCTCCATAGTTCATGCCCTAAGTCGCGCACCAGGCCGTttcctttcttttcattttcgtcTGGCCTTGTCGTGTGCGAGCGTTGCTTTCTCAGTTGGGTAGTTGGTCCTTGTCGCGTGCGAGAGTTGCTTGGGTCATAATTTTAAAGCATGTAACATACTCCTACATGTTTATTAGTTTGTTTTGTTTTACTCTTGTGTCCAATCAGTTTGCTTCCAGATTTTTTTTGTTACAGGGTGTTTTAGCGTGCGTCTGCTCTTTCCTTCTCTTTTATTTATGCGTGGGCAGGGATGTGTGATGGCCtggcttttttttgttttttgctaTTCCTGCCTTTTTCTTACCTTCTAAGTGTTTTTAACAACAAAAATGACGTCCTCATGACATTGACTTTATTTTACATTTGCATTTTACCAATTTTCCTGTTCCATTTTATCAttttatatttttcttattttatttgcttttttttatttgcttttttgcttatttatttatttatatgttCTATTTACATTTCTTTTAAAATCTTTTTTCTTGTATGTATGCTATTAGACACAACTGCAGGTCTCGCCATTACCTATAATTTTATCGAGAGAAGGGTAGTTGCATGTCTTTTATTAGGCACCCAACTATAAGTAATGTCTTCGACTGCAACTGTGTGTTCTCAATGCGACTATTTAGTGGTGTTCTCTAGGGTTGCAGTTGCATGTTTGTTACTAGGCATGCAACTTCAAGTGACGTCCCCTACTGCAACTTTGTGGTGTTTTATCAGGGAAGGGGCAGTTGCATGTCAGTCATTAGGCATGCAACTACAAGTGTCGCCCTCGGGTGCAAATGCATGCCTTCCACCTCGTTGCAACTCAATGGTATTTATCGACCCGAGAAGAGGCAATGGCATGTCCAACACTAGACGCGCAACTGTAAGTGccgctgaaaaggatcgagatggacctagagggggggtgaataggtacaaatccaaattttaataattacttagcaattttaggctaaagtgcggaatatgagtgtaagcctaataattgctatgacaaagagtaagctatttggagtgaagtaagacaagcggtaaacaataatcaaatacaagtatgtaataaggattaacacaagtagagagttagggttaggaataaccaaaactccgagagagacaaggatgtatcccgatgttcacttccttggagggaagctacgtcatcgttagaggggcggatgttaccacgaaggcacaccaacgccacgaaggctcaccctattctccctttgagataactccacgaaggcatttctcaaccactagtggtaagccttgaggtggcttccaaaccttcacaaactttccgggggatatcacaatggtttgattcctctccgaagactcctaccgcctaggagtctccaacttccaagagtaacaagatcacggggattgctcaaaacttgctcaaatcacaaatcactttggtgggaaggaggagatggagacgatctatcttttgattggaacaacactcaaagggactcacaaatgctctttggatctaggatttggtgtagacaagagtgagtgagaggaaaggtgttcttgggtgtattctagctgtgttgaacacccttctacagttgccggaagtccgggcgtccgcgaggggccggacgtccgacaggggtcggtcgtccgaggcctgtacgcACGAATGGAACTCTTTTGAGATTTATCAGCGACCGGATGTTCGGAGTAGACCGTaaatccgtgttatacagctcaaattctactggtggtgggtttcggatttccgacgggggtcggacgtccggcgctcggacgtccggagggagccggatttccgagttatagaactcaacttctactggtgcaggcttttggatttccggggcttggccggacgtccgtccctcggatgtccggagggagccggatttccgagttatatgccacacaaacttctggtgaagggttgcggatttccgaagccagccggtcgtccggccctcggacgtccggagggacccGGATGTCTGAGGCAACAGACCTGTTTTGAACTGAGAACAAAGTGGAGAGAATGTGGTATTGGATATGagagtaaagatgtggtatgagcaagttcatcgcaaaacctgtgatcccgtcttaatagtgcgggatccctatactcaatatcagtaaactcaaaaggctactctacatcatcttttcttaatcccgagccttctcgaaatataaatccccaatcttttcagacaacctttggcacataattctcaatctactaaagtacttgtcatcctgagatacactcaaaaaATAGGATTAGttccctatgtatgtgttgtcgttaacaccaaaagtcgattaggggcatagcatgcactttcaatctcccc
This region includes:
- the LOC123451855 gene encoding LOW QUALITY PROTEIN: NAC domain-containing protein 17-like (The sequence of the model RefSeq protein was modified relative to this genomic sequence to represent the inferred CDS: deleted 1 base in 1 codon), translated to MAQTCLPPGFRFHPTDVELVSYYLKRKIMGKKLFVEAISEVELYKFAPWDLPDKSCLQSKDLEWFFFCPRDKKYPKGSRTNRATPNGYRKTSGKDRTIELNSRIVGLKKTLIFHEGKAPKGNRTDWVMYEYKMEDETLDAAGFSKDAYVLCKIFKKSGLGPRIGEQYGAPFDENEWKNLDVGSSIFSFAPSSGVEDPQVESSALATPVIQEPFTPQQSVQFSEHVNICSNEDNNAPPEIDGIWLEELAMFLNDSPNHDIALPENSGLPPMSELEAQAFEMNTAELYDQLAGLAQSGDMSNVNFPAGDVGVTENDFQQSNSGFAMDDDYIELDDLFAPGETFSYDFSGETFSYDLTGGTFSYDLSVPNNQFLQYPLDQSTNGSHYGDGATQSTFEASGSLPPMPSTFDDMPSVSNKPANSNCLNPTMKDPFS